Genomic segment of Ewingella sp. CoE-038-23:
ATCACACACAAATGCATTAACTGCGATATGTGCGAGCCGGAATGCCCGAATCAAGCGATCTCGATGGGTGAGGAAATTTACCAAATTGACAGCGATCGCTGCACGGAGTGTGTCGGTCATTATGATAAACCCACCTGTCAAAGCGTGTGCCCTATCGAT
This window contains:
- a CDS encoding YfhL family 4Fe-4S dicluster ferredoxin encodes the protein MALLITHKCINCDMCEPECPNQAISMGEEIYQIDSDRCTECVGHYDKPTCQSVCPIDNTIIVDALHTETNEQLWDKFVLLHHAAQL